The Panacibacter microcysteis genome includes a window with the following:
- a CDS encoding DUF1349 domain-containing protein — MKKILLIFLTLLCTSFSLCAQNNQPVKVPAIPFSLYLENSAAKVEATADKLVITAGAKTDMFRDPNVTYNTDNAPKLLFKPDNDFVLTAAIEHDFTSKWDGGALVLKADSLNWVKFCFEKDYTGAKRIVSVVTKNVSDDCNAAEVAGNKVFFKIAKAGNVITLYYSLTGKEWLLVRHLQFDFAKGFAAGFLAQSPTGDSCTVTFSNIQYEAKKIKDPYAGE; from the coding sequence ATGAAAAAAATCTTATTGATCTTTCTTACTTTACTGTGCACATCTTTTTCTCTTTGTGCCCAAAATAATCAGCCGGTGAAAGTTCCCGCAATTCCATTTTCACTATACCTCGAAAACAGCGCTGCGAAAGTAGAAGCAACCGCAGATAAACTTGTAATAACGGCAGGTGCCAAGACAGATATGTTCAGGGATCCGAATGTTACATACAATACAGACAATGCTCCCAAACTCTTGTTTAAGCCTGATAATGATTTTGTACTTACCGCAGCCATTGAGCATGACTTTACCAGTAAATGGGATGGTGGTGCACTGGTATTAAAAGCCGACAGTCTAAACTGGGTAAAGTTTTGCTTTGAAAAAGATTATACAGGTGCGAAAAGGATTGTAAGCGTTGTAACAAAAAATGTGTCTGACGATTGCAATGCTGCGGAAGTTGCAGGTAATAAAGTATTTTTCAAAATTGCGAAGGCGGGCAATGTAATAACACTGTATTATTCGTTGACAGGTAAAGAATGGTTGCTGGTACGCCACCTGCAATTTGATTTTGCAAAAGGCTTTGCCGCAGGCTTCCTGGCGCAGTCACCCACCGGTGATTCGTGTACTGTTACTTTCAGCAACATACAATATGAAGCAAAAAAAATCAAAGACCCGTATGCGGGTGAATGA
- a CDS encoding SAM hydrolase/SAM-dependent halogenase family protein — protein MKKSFLLAIFIFCIVFSNLYAQNKIVVFQTDFGLKDGAVAAMKGVSMGVSTELKLYDLTHEIPAYNIWEASYRLYQTAQYWPAGTVFVSVVDPGVGSKRKSVVLKTKTGHYFVTPDNGTLTLAAGSLGIEMLREIDETKNRLKGSGESYTFHGRDVYAYTGARLAAGAIKYEDVGPLLPAKVVTIDYQQPVFENGIVKGNIPILDIQYGNVWTNIDKTTFAKTGAKAGDLLNVTIYHNNTKVFEGTMPYAATFSAVEEGKPLLYLNSLLNVSFALNMDNFSEKNKVFSGAEWSVEIKKQ, from the coding sequence ATGAAAAAATCTTTTTTACTGGCCATCTTTATTTTCTGTATTGTCTTCAGCAACCTTTATGCGCAGAATAAAATTGTTGTTTTTCAAACAGATTTTGGTTTAAAAGATGGCGCCGTTGCTGCCATGAAAGGTGTGTCAATGGGTGTTTCCACAGAACTTAAATTGTACGATCTCACGCATGAAATACCTGCCTATAATATATGGGAGGCATCTTACAGGCTTTACCAGACTGCACAATACTGGCCCGCAGGTACAGTGTTTGTTTCAGTGGTAGACCCTGGGGTGGGCAGCAAAAGAAAATCAGTGGTATTAAAAACAAAAACCGGTCATTATTTTGTTACGCCGGATAATGGCACCCTTACACTTGCTGCAGGATCTTTAGGCATAGAAATGTTGAGAGAAATTGATGAAACAAAAAACAGGCTCAAAGGCTCCGGCGAATCTTATACTTTTCATGGGCGTGATGTGTATGCGTACACCGGCGCAAGGCTGGCTGCTGGTGCTATAAAATATGAAGACGTGGGGCCGCTATTGCCTGCTAAAGTAGTTACCATAGATTACCAGCAACCTGTATTTGAAAACGGTATTGTGAAAGGCAATATCCCGATTCTCGATATTCAGTATGGCAATGTGTGGACAAATATTGATAAAACCACTTTTGCCAAAACCGGAGCAAAAGCAGGTGACCTGCTGAATGTTACAATATACCACAACAATACAAAAGTCTTTGAAGGAACGATGCCTTATGCAGCTACATTTTCAGCAGTTGAAGAAGGCAAACCGCTGCTTTACCTCAACAGTTTATTAAACGTATCTTTTGCACTGAACATGGATAATTTTTCTGAAAAGAATAAGGTATTCAGTGGTGCAGAATGGAGTGTGGAAATAAAAAAACAATAG
- a CDS encoding polyprenyl synthetase family protein — protein sequence MYSFEALAQQFKSKFEVKHFPQEPASLYESCDYFLSIGGKRVRPVMCLMGNELFDNINPDAWHVATAIELFHNFTLLHDDIMDAAPLRRGMQTVHTKYGTNTALLGGDVMLVIAYDYLNKIDRNYLHKVIALFNKTAREVCEGQQLDMDFEKQQTVSLDAYIRMIELKTSVLLAASLQMGAILGGAGEGNRQNIYEFGRNLGIAFQVQDDYLDAFGDPEKFGKDVGGDIRQNKKTFLLLHALEAASTTQRQELLYLMDTNPEDKVQRVLQIFKDCNIDEWAKKLKQSYTDKAMQHLDSIAVVSSRKMPLVELADYLLQRES from the coding sequence ATGTATTCATTTGAAGCGTTAGCACAGCAGTTTAAGAGCAAATTTGAGGTTAAGCATTTTCCGCAGGAGCCTGCCAGTTTGTATGAGTCGTGCGATTATTTCTTAAGCATTGGTGGTAAACGTGTAAGACCGGTTATGTGCCTGATGGGAAACGAATTGTTTGATAATATTAATCCTGATGCATGGCATGTAGCAACAGCTATTGAGTTGTTCCACAATTTTACGTTGCTGCACGATGATATTATGGATGCTGCCCCGTTGAGAAGAGGTATGCAAACTGTGCACACAAAATATGGCACCAATACGGCATTGCTTGGCGGAGATGTAATGCTTGTAATTGCGTACGATTATTTAAACAAGATTGACCGCAATTACCTGCATAAAGTAATTGCATTGTTTAACAAGACTGCCAGGGAAGTTTGTGAAGGCCAGCAACTGGACATGGATTTTGAGAAACAGCAAACCGTTAGCCTTGATGCATACATCAGGATGATAGAGCTAAAGACGTCTGTACTGCTTGCGGCCAGTTTACAAATGGGTGCAATACTCGGTGGTGCCGGAGAAGGCAACAGGCAAAATATTTATGAATTTGGCAGAAACCTCGGCATCGCTTTCCAGGTGCAGGATGATTATCTTGATGCATTCGGAGACCCTGAAAAATTTGGTAAAGATGTAGGCGGCGATATCAGGCAGAATAAAAAAACATTCCTGCTGCTACATGCGCTGGAAGCAGCAAGTACCACACAAAGGCAGGAATTGTTATACTTGATGGATACAAACCCGGAGGATAAAGTGCAGCGTGTTTTGCAGATCTTTAAAGACTGCAATATTGATGAGTGGGCAAAAAAACTAAAACAAAGCTATACCGATAAAGCAATGCAGCACCTCGATAGTATTGCGGTAGTTTCTTCCAGGAAAATGCCATTGGTTGAATTGGCAGACTACCTGCTGCAGCGGGAGTCGTAA
- a CDS encoding Gfo/Idh/MocA family protein, whose amino-acid sequence MSSRRNFLQKISFSAAALPFMSLKDTAPAAVEKNYDGPVLRVAIMGLGSYGTRVAEAMQQCTKAKLVGVISGTLSKIAAWQARYNIPAKNCYNYENFDAVKDNPDIDAIYVITPNALHKEQVIRVAKAGKHAICEKPMAVNAADAQQMVDACKKANVKLLIGYRMHFEPKTLEVIRMRKAGEFGAIRFFQGLSGFVIGDPSQWRMNKALSGGGAMMDIGIYSINGARYMTGEDPVWVTAQETKTNPAKFKDGLDETIQFQMGFPSGAVASCLSTYNMNFLDKFYLNGEKGFAEMQPSTGYGPIEGKTHKGPLTQPHITHQTLQMDGMAALILENKQPVVPVDGEEGVKDMKIIDAIFEAIKTGNKVSLSWQK is encoded by the coding sequence ATGAGTTCACGCCGCAACTTCCTGCAAAAAATTTCTTTCTCCGCCGCAGCATTGCCTTTTATGAGTTTAAAAGACACAGCACCGGCTGCTGTTGAAAAAAACTATGACGGACCGGTTTTGCGCGTGGCCATCATGGGTCTTGGCAGTTATGGAACAAGGGTTGCAGAAGCAATGCAGCAATGTACAAAAGCTAAACTGGTGGGCGTTATAAGCGGCACGCTATCCAAGATCGCAGCATGGCAGGCCAGGTACAACATACCCGCAAAAAACTGTTACAACTACGAAAATTTTGATGCTGTAAAAGATAATCCGGATATCGATGCCATCTATGTAATTACGCCAAACGCTTTGCATAAAGAACAGGTAATACGTGTGGCAAAAGCGGGTAAACACGCCATTTGCGAAAAACCCATGGCCGTAAATGCTGCAGATGCACAGCAAATGGTAGATGCCTGCAAAAAAGCCAATGTGAAATTACTCATCGGCTATCGCATGCACTTCGAACCAAAAACGCTCGAGGTAATACGCATGCGCAAAGCCGGCGAATTTGGTGCCATCAGGTTTTTCCAGGGTCTTAGCGGTTTTGTCATTGGAGATCCGTCTCAATGGAGAATGAACAAAGCGCTGAGCGGCGGTGGTGCTATGATGGATATTGGCATCTATTCCATCAACGGTGCACGGTACATGACCGGAGAAGACCCTGTATGGGTTACTGCGCAGGAAACAAAAACAAACCCTGCCAAATTCAAAGACGGGCTGGATGAAACGATACAGTTCCAGATGGGTTTTCCATCAGGTGCAGTTGCATCATGCCTCTCTACATACAACATGAATTTCCTGGATAAATTTTACCTCAATGGTGAAAAAGGCTTTGCTGAAATGCAGCCTTCCACCGGCTATGGCCCTATAGAAGGTAAAACCCACAAAGGTCCGCTTACACAACCACACATCACACACCAAACGCTGCAGATGGATGGAATGGCCGCACTCATACTCGAAAACAAACAGCCTGTTGTGCCGGTAGATGGTGAAGAAGGAGTAAAAGATATGAAGATCATCGATGCCATTTTCGAAGCCATTAAAACAGGTAACAAAGTTTCACTATCATGGCAGAAATGA
- a CDS encoding DinB family protein, with the protein MEKAVIITQLQENHLAFVELIRQLNEADFLFTAHEKWTAGQQAEHILRSIKPVKLAFGLPTLLLSVFFGKANRASRTYDALLEKYQTKLAAGGRASGRFLPPQVAYTDKEKICAAILAVNNRLCRRVRSYTEAALDNYLLPHPLLGKLTLREMLYFNILHAEHHRNSVALLLHKRALV; encoded by the coding sequence ATGGAGAAGGCAGTAATCATCACGCAGCTACAGGAAAATCACCTGGCATTTGTTGAATTAATCAGGCAGTTGAACGAAGCAGATTTTCTTTTTACTGCGCATGAAAAGTGGACTGCGGGCCAACAGGCAGAACATATTTTGCGCTCAATAAAACCAGTGAAACTTGCATTCGGGTTACCAACCTTATTGCTGAGTGTGTTTTTTGGCAAGGCAAACCGCGCATCCCGAACGTATGATGCCTTGCTGGAGAAATACCAAACCAAACTGGCTGCAGGTGGCCGGGCATCGGGCAGGTTCCTGCCACCACAGGTTGCTTATACCGATAAAGAAAAAATATGCGCTGCTATACTTGCTGTAAACAATAGGTTATGCCGCAGAGTTAGATCATACACTGAAGCCGCGCTGGATAACTATTTGCTCCCTCACCCGTTGCTCGGTAAACTTACCTTAAGGGAAATGTTATATTTCAATATACTACATGCAGAACACCACCGGAACAGCGTGGCACTGCTGCTGCACAAAAGGGCATTGGTTTAA